AGTGGAGATGATATAACACACCAACACCCCTTTAATTTACTAAATAGCCAGGTTTTTaaggttttaaaactttttaaaagatgATTCCAAGCGGATAAGGAGTGGAAGGGAATTCcagcaaaaaggtgcctgaaaataGAAAGTGCGATGGCAGGTAAATTCTGTCTGACCTTGTTTTAGATTTGAAAGAACTAAACAATGATTATTAATTAAATGTAACAGCCACACATAGAGTGATCTcttggaaaggaaagggaaaggtgatgggatttgatatactgcctttctgtggttacaatcaaagcagtttacgtattatatacagggtcttattttgtacctggggcaatggagggctgagaaatttgcccggagtcacaaggagctgcagtggagatCGAACTtggttctcctggttctcaggccactgcactaaccattaggctactcttccaaatCAGGAGAAAGTCATACTTGATAGACTGGGGTCTGCATTgagcttaaccagctatctgtatCTTACATCTtttctttacccttcactatcaattaaaatgtactattacatattgtgttgacattgtaagtagtatactatgccatactttgtattgtttgaatatttttactgctgtaattgcctattgatcatgtttgatctattcttactgtacactgccttgagtgaattccttcaaaaaggcggtaaataaatcctaataataactTCTTAAACACAAAAGACTTGTTGAATTCAATAGACTTGACACAGTCCTGTGTTtcggtgcctgcctcaggagtcatgaATAATTCAGTCTGATTGATAATACAAGCATGTCAGTCTATACAAGGACATCAGTTAGTAAATCCACAACAAAAAGAACTGTAGCACCATCTGTGCACAGAAAATATCTGTGAAGCAGCAATATAGAAAGACATCTGTTTTCAAAATTACATATGCAGGGAAATTGAAGGCTCATTGCACAAAACAGATGTAGACAGGTATCTGACATTCAAGCTATCCACAAACTTCATTGAGTCTATTGTGTTTAACAAGTTAGCTGTGAGTAAGATGGACTATTTTAGCTTTGTtgcatttctgtggtttttttattttttttattttgtctttttaaataaattagtTACCCTTGACTTGGAATTTGATTGGTCATCCTgcactttttctttttcctctgttggtttgcttggaggtttcttcttcttctttttgtaaCTCGGCTCCCTACATTTAGGCGTACCAATGCGGGTTTACGTTAGTatcctataatggaatctgggcccccaaatgccattacagaataggctttcaTCATGCTGCATTGGAACATCTACATCTAAGCCCCACTTTATAGAACAGCCTCCTTATTTCATTAGGTATCTAGTGGAATACAAGTATTATTATTCTGTTCTATTGTAATATTCAGTTTATAACCTGAAAGCAGTTTCTAAATGAACCAGGaatcttttgattttgccaccTGGTAGCCTTttcgcaaacaaaaaaaaatgagcacaatgGGGCCTTTTAATACTACAATCATCTGGTATGAAATGTTTCCTGTATTTTCTTTTTACTATTTTAATTAGCTTCTGGGACATTATTATGAAGAATGTAGAATGGAAATATGCATAACAACTGGAGTTTTAAGAGTTTTGTTTTATTGTGTGCATTGTTAAAGCACCGTTTAGCTGATCCAATCATGGCAAGGTTACACGAAGTTATGTGAATATCCTCCAAACTACCAGCATAGTTCACCAAAATGTTAAACCTGAAAACTTAAATAAAAGAACCCTTCATGATTAAAATTGATACAATATTTGACACCTAAAAGACATCAATATAGTGTTTTCATTAGTTGAGATGCTCTGAACATTGACATCTGCTTTAAGTATGTCAAATAGGTCCAATGAAAAAAtttctggaaaaatattttccaaaaacaaaacaacttgaaACGTACTGTACAAAATTAAGAAAACTCAGTGGATGATGATTCCTTGGAGTTCTTCCACATATTTAGAAAGTATAGCCAGCCAAATGAAGAATCTTATAGTACAAATATTATTTAAGCACTGAGGCACACCAGGGTTTTTTGTTTTAGCATGTCCCATATATATACACAAGCAGACTGAGAACACATTGCTGAAGCACACACAGCAATCCATTGTATTTCTTCTTTGTTACACTTGATCACGGAGGCGTGCAAGTCTCTGGGAGAGATCATCCTGCAGAAATAAGCATCACATTGTAAAGAAGGgatagagaaaagaaaaaaaatggtatgGCAGCATCTTTTAGTTCAGTATGACATCAACATAGCAAACAAATTAGCACAGAACCAACCGGAGCTGGGGAAGATGTGGTCTCACGCACTGTACAACAGTGACACCCAGTGGTCAGAATGAGAGCCTACAATTGCGAGGTTCTGGAGAaccggatttttttttttttggaggggggaggattATTGCTACAGTGTCTGGGAATCAGAAAGACACATAAAAGAGTCcaacgcgcccccccccccctcccctgggatttgagaatgaaggctcatggtacCACATTCTTTTCTAACACATTCTTTTCTAGCTGAAAGTTCAAAGTAGTAAGTAAAAACTGCAGTGCCAAGAAAAAGGAATCCCAATATTTACCTGTTCTGTCGAAGCAACACTTGCACCAATAGACCCTGTCTGACCTTGTGGCAGTTCCATATTCAGATCAAGACTAAAAAGACAAGTGTATTTTATTATTATAGCACTTAAAcagtaaagtgaagatacttatctgtagcaggtattctccgaggacagcgagCCATTCATTCTTATACGCAGAGTATAAAAAAAAGCTAGTATTGCTTTAAGAGCCACTGAGAACCTTTGATGACACTGAAAGGAAAAcagccatggccaaatcaaacaGCTCGATGGTGccagaaaagaagaaaaggagcGAAGAATCCGAAAAAATACAAGAAAGGAGTATTTTTTTGATAATCAGATGAGGACTGATATTGAAAATAAATTATTTGCAGAGACTTGTTTAACCACATTTCAAGTGCCAATGGCCATGATCTGAAGTGGGTTTTTACTGCCTGTGTTAAAAATACAAGATGGGGAAAAGCACAAATTATGACCATATAAGTCACTATATAGCCAAAAACGATCAGTGTACAAGGAAACCAGGTTACTAATGCTCCGGAGACACGGCCTAAGAATAGTAACATGCACAAACAGCAGGAATGTCTAAGCAGATCACTTCTCCAATTTAAAGTGGAACAAACATATAAGCTAGCCGAACAGGAGCATAACatctgtttaaagctatgtacgGGGCACCTTACTGAAAAtgtcttttttccagcctttcaCTTTTATATAATAATCATGCTGAGTCAAACCAAGTTCTATTGAGCACAGCATCCTGCCTTCCTAAGTGGCCAGTCCAGCATATCCCAAAAAGTACATCAAATTTCTCATTTCCAGGGATGGACAGATTTTTAGCAGACTTCCACTTTCCTTTTGTCTTACGGACAGAGATGCCACAGTTCCATTGCCAGTGGAAATACCCAGGATAAAGGTATCTTATTTCCTGCCCGTCATTTTTTCCAGCAGTCCCACATCAATGCACAATGGTACTTTGTGCATTTCATTTATACTCACCCTGCTTCATCTGCCATTTCTTGTAACAAATTATCCACTTGATTCTAGAACAGAAAAGTTATGAACTTATAATTCAACACCTTTCTTTCTATACACTATTCTTTTCTTTATACATCAATcgcaaaaacattcaaaaaaagaGCCTTTATAGACTATCAGAGCTTTTATTAGCACAACTTAAGAATTCATCTCAACATAAGGTACATGAGCTTCAGGACCACACAGAATCCATCTTCACATATGACCAACTTTAAAAATAAACCCACAGCATTTAACATCAGTTTCAAAGGTCCACCACCAGAGGGTACCATGCCATTTAAGTGGTATGAAATAGAGCAGTGCAAAGGGCACAGATTTTTGATTTCTATTCAGTCCATGTGGCCTTTTCCCCAGAATTTCACATTTTTCTTTTGGCTCATTTTGCACACTTGTTttcatattaaaaaaattaaatgtgtGCAAATCAAACTCAAGCCACATCACACTGAATTTTGTGTGCTCTAAGATTTTTAAATCATATTCATGAATATTCCTATTTGAATGTtttcctgtaaaaatgcatttaTAGTCTACAACCATCACATTTCTAATGGGATAGAAATCTTACCATTAACCACATTCCCTAATGCTACCAGTATGTAAGGattttttggtttatttatttgtaagcaGGGTCAGTGTTTTAATATgactgggcccagggcaggaatTTGGGAGGGGGCCCAAAAGCCCACCAGTAGGGTGTATCTTCTTCAGTTTCATCTAGGCTTTGAGGCACCCAGTATCAGGTGGACTGACAACTCATgtatttataccattcattttacTGTAAGTCTAATAAAAAGGCATTAACAACTTACTTAGTTTCCAGGTTCCTGCTGGAACGACCAACCTAAACATACGCTTTTAATATCACAGTGTTACTCTTATTTCAGCTCATCAGGCACCACATTGTTGTGTAAGAAGAGATTATGGTCTATTGTTTTTTTATATCCTTGGGAATACAATCAAGATACTCTCCTCACCTTTACTACTACAGTATCATCCTAATCATGTAAGCAAGTGATTCTTAAAATCTTCAGGAGGTACAAAAACTTCCAACACAGCAGAAATTTAAGTGCTCTGACAACAGCTACGAAATCTAATTTTTTGTCCATATAACAACGTACTACCTGGGGTGAATTACTGAAAAGAATCCTAGGTTGTAAGCTACTCACGGTCCTTTTCCTATCACTACAAAGGCAttcagtgtacataagtacataagtacataagtagtgccatactgggaaagaccaaaggtccatctagcccagcatcctgtcaccgacagtggccaatccaggtcaagggcacctggcacgctccccaaacgtaaaaacattccagacaagttatacctaaaaatgaggaatttttccagtccatttaatagcggtctatggacttgtcctttaggaatctatctaacccctttttaaactccgtcaagctaaccgcccgtaccacgttctccggcaatgaattccagagtctaattacacgttgggtgaagaaaaattttctccgattcgttttaaatttaccacactgtagcttcaactcatgccctctagtcctagtatttttggatagcgtgaacagtcgcttcacatccacccgatccattccactcattattttatacacttctatcatatctcccctcagccgtctcttctccaagctgaaaagccctagccttctcagcctctcttcataggaaagttgtcccatccccactatcattttcgtcgcccttcgctgtaccttttccaattctactatatcttttttgagatacggagaccagtactgaacacaatactccaggtgcggtcgcaccatggagcgatacaacggcattataacatccgcacacctggactccatacccttcttaataacacccaacattctattcgctttcctagccgcagcagcacactgagcagaaggtttcagcgtatcatcgacgacgacacccagatccaatAAAATGTATATTACTGGGGTAAAATCTCTAGTGACTGCCAGGCATAAATTTGTCTTTATGGACCAAAAAATGACAAGATTGTGCTGGAACAGAAAGGAGGGAGGGATCTAACATAGCATCATGCCATCCTAGTTTGCCTGAAGGTTTTCTTTCATTGCTTCCAAGGAAAGCCAGGGAACCTCCTCCAGAAACCCCCAGAAGAATAAATCTGTAGGGTTTCTGACCAGAACACCTGGAATTGTGTCAGAAGTACACTGCAAGAGGCTCAAGCAAAAACTCATATACAACTTGGAGTATCTTTCCTGTTAAAAAATTAGCATTCATTTCCTTCGTCAGACGTTCTTATTGCATACTAACTTCTTATTGTTTAACGAAAGACAATATATTAAATAACGTAAACCAAAACCCATAAAGGAACAGGGCTCTGTGTTTtgaataaaagggccccatatattTCATTCTGTCATTCTTACTTGTGGTGTTGTTAATGTAGTCGTGTTGCTCATCGTGTCTTCCATCTGCTGTGTCTGAACATCTAGTGTTTCAAACTGTTGTTCAAATTTATCCATCAAAGCAGATATCTGTAAAGAGAGAAATATGGCTAAGATATACCAGTgcaaaacttcaatgttttgctcTTATAGATCATAACTTTTCGAGTTCACATTCACCTTTTCCAGATTCATGCTCTTCAATGTAGCATCCATGGATTTTACTACTCCTGCCATAGATTTGGTCACCTAAAAGCATCAAgaacataaattacatattaactCTGCTAATGAAATAATGTTCTCTCTCTTATATTACTTAACAGGCTGTAACAGCAAAA
The genomic region above belongs to Microcaecilia unicolor chromosome 7, aMicUni1.1, whole genome shotgun sequence and contains:
- the CHMP1B gene encoding charged multivesicular body protein 1b isoform X2 is translated as MSSMEKHLFNLKFAAKELNRNSKKCDKEEKTEKAKIKKAIQKGNTEVARIHAENAIRQKNQSLNFLRMSARVDAVAARVQTAVTMGKVTKSMAGVVKSMDATLKSMNLEKISALMDKFEQQFETLDVQTQQMEDTMSNTTTLTTPQNQVDNLLQEMADEAGLDLNMELPQGQTGSIGASVASTEQDDLSQRLARLRDQV
- the CHMP1B gene encoding charged multivesicular body protein 1b isoform X1 is translated as MAFSLSGKRKTVDFHNNLYITEVSISLTHVVEHLFNLKFAAKELNRNSKKCDKEEKTEKAKIKKAIQKGNTEVARIHAENAIRQKNQSLNFLRMSARVDAVAARVQTAVTMGKVTKSMAGVVKSMDATLKSMNLEKISALMDKFEQQFETLDVQTQQMEDTMSNTTTLTTPQNQVDNLLQEMADEAGLDLNMELPQGQTGSIGASVASTEQDDLSQRLARLRDQV